Below is a genomic region from Hippea sp. KM1.
TAATACCAAGTTTATAAGGGTTGAGAGTGAGCATTCGGCAATGGCTGCAGCGATGGGTGCATCCGCTTCGGGCAGCAGGGTGTTTACGGCCACAAGCGCCCAGGGCTTGCTTTTAATGCATGAGGTTTTGCATTGGGCGGCTGGTGCTAACCTTCCCATTGTTATGGCCAACGCCAACAGGGCTGTGGCTCCCCCCTGGAGCATATGGGCTGAGCAGACCGATTCGCTATCCCAGAGGGATACGGGCTGGATTCAGCTGTATGCCTCCAACTCCCAGGAGGTCTATGACCTTGTGTTTATTGCATTTAGGCTTGCTGAGTCCTCTTTGACCCCTGTAATGATATGTATGGATGGATTCTTGCTGACCCATACGAAGGAGCCTGTGGAGGTTTTTGATAACGAAATAGACGAATTTATATCGTATAAGCCCGAAAGGGAGATACTCGATGTTGATAATCCAAAGGCATTTGGCGCTTTAGCATTTCCCAAGGATTACATGCCCATAAGACTGAAACAGCATGAAAGAATATTGGGCTCTATAGATAAATTTAAATCGATCGCAGAGGAGTTTGGC
It encodes:
- the porA gene encoding hypothetical protein is translated as MKKLVLGGNDAVAYAVKQSKVDVVSAYPITPQTSIIEKVASFIASGEINTKFIRVESEHSAMAAAMGASASGSRVFTATSAQGLLLMHEVLHWAAGANLPIVMANANRAVAPPWSIWAEQTDSLSQRDTGWIQLYASNSQEVYDLVFIAFRLAESSLTPVMICMDGFLLTHTKEPVEVFDNEIDEFISYKPEREILDVDNPKAFGALAFPKDYMPIRLKQHERILGSIDKFKSIAEEFGSISNRYYKPVYQYGDENAKLAIVVSGSIAETAHLSVDALNKEGIPSKLVKMTMFRPFPKEDLKEAFEGVDKIVVFDRNISMGKGGIFKDEIVGALGLDNVIGVVCGLGGYDVNDVDIKEAAKAVFEGKIKQDTILWGER